A stretch of Oryza brachyantha chromosome 4, ObraRS2, whole genome shotgun sequence DNA encodes these proteins:
- the LOC102711528 gene encoding uncharacterized protein LOC102711528 isoform X1, whose product MGVSDLSSYTHGGHPVEFSQEMARTPRDRNQKTRKASKKNGLQLTSEKKDWKSATCSICLEHPHKAVLLLCSSHDKGCRPYMCDTSHKHSNCLEQFKNAYLRGTLACELSGAAAEPSKKLEEMDLACPICRGEVKGWTVVQPARKFLNRKRRSCMHEGCSYFGSYTKLCKHVKSKHPSSTPREIDAARLAEWKELEYEKERQDAISIITSLNPGSTIVGDYFVDPGSDSNDSFDSYGYSSDSLTFSDSSDSESTDFDSHGSDGERPRESTVNVSLGDPGIQRNGSSSSRRPFRVVSPSARVKH is encoded by the coding sequence TTTTCTCAAGAAATGGCTAGAACTCCAAGAGACCGTAACCAGAAAACAAGAAAGGCATCCAAGAAAAATGGATTGCAACTAACCTCAGAGAAAAAAGACTGGAAAAGTGCCACTTGCTCGATATGTTTGGAGCATCCACATAAAGCTGTGCTCCTCCTTTGTTCTTCTCATGACAAAGGCTGTCGTCCATACATGTGTGACACCAGCCATAAGCACTCTAATTGTCTCGAGCAGTTCAAAAATGCTTATTTGAGGGGAACACTAGCCTGCGAATTATCAGGTGCAGCGGCAGAACCCAGCAAGAAGCTAGAGGAGATGGATCTTGCATGTCCTATCTGCCGTGGGGAAGTTAAAGGTTGGACAGTGGTTCAACCAGCCCGAAAATTTCTCAACCGCAAGAGGAGGAGTTGCATGCATGAGGGATGTTCATATTTTGGATCATATACAAAACTGTGCAAGCATGTGAAATCCAAGCATCCTTCATCAACGCCTCGTGAAATTGATGCTGCAAGATTAGCTGAGTGGAAGGAGCTTGAATATGAAAAGGAGAGGCAGGACGCAATAAGCATAATTACATCCTTGAATCCAGGGTCAACAATTGTGGGGGACTATTTCGTTGACCCCGGCAGTGACAGCAACGACTCGTTCGACTCGTATGGCTATAGCTCTGATTCTCTCACATTCTCAGATAGCAGTGACAGTGAATCCACAGATTTTGACAGCCATGGGAGTGATGGAGAAAGACCAAGGGAAAGTACCGTAAATGTATCACTTGGTGATCCTGGCATTCAGCGTAATGGTTCCAGCAGCTCTCGGCGGCCATTCCGTGTTGTTTCTCCGTCAGCCCGTGTAAAACACTAA
- the LOC102711528 gene encoding uncharacterized protein LOC102711528 isoform X2 has protein sequence MARTPRDRNQKTRKASKKNGLQLTSEKKDWKSATCSICLEHPHKAVLLLCSSHDKGCRPYMCDTSHKHSNCLEQFKNAYLRGTLACELSGAAAEPSKKLEEMDLACPICRGEVKGWTVVQPARKFLNRKRRSCMHEGCSYFGSYTKLCKHVKSKHPSSTPREIDAARLAEWKELEYEKERQDAISIITSLNPGSTIVGDYFVDPGSDSNDSFDSYGYSSDSLTFSDSSDSESTDFDSHGSDGERPRESTVNVSLGDPGIQRNGSSSSRRPFRVVSPSARVKH, from the coding sequence ATGGCTAGAACTCCAAGAGACCGTAACCAGAAAACAAGAAAGGCATCCAAGAAAAATGGATTGCAACTAACCTCAGAGAAAAAAGACTGGAAAAGTGCCACTTGCTCGATATGTTTGGAGCATCCACATAAAGCTGTGCTCCTCCTTTGTTCTTCTCATGACAAAGGCTGTCGTCCATACATGTGTGACACCAGCCATAAGCACTCTAATTGTCTCGAGCAGTTCAAAAATGCTTATTTGAGGGGAACACTAGCCTGCGAATTATCAGGTGCAGCGGCAGAACCCAGCAAGAAGCTAGAGGAGATGGATCTTGCATGTCCTATCTGCCGTGGGGAAGTTAAAGGTTGGACAGTGGTTCAACCAGCCCGAAAATTTCTCAACCGCAAGAGGAGGAGTTGCATGCATGAGGGATGTTCATATTTTGGATCATATACAAAACTGTGCAAGCATGTGAAATCCAAGCATCCTTCATCAACGCCTCGTGAAATTGATGCTGCAAGATTAGCTGAGTGGAAGGAGCTTGAATATGAAAAGGAGAGGCAGGACGCAATAAGCATAATTACATCCTTGAATCCAGGGTCAACAATTGTGGGGGACTATTTCGTTGACCCCGGCAGTGACAGCAACGACTCGTTCGACTCGTATGGCTATAGCTCTGATTCTCTCACATTCTCAGATAGCAGTGACAGTGAATCCACAGATTTTGACAGCCATGGGAGTGATGGAGAAAGACCAAGGGAAAGTACCGTAAATGTATCACTTGGTGATCCTGGCATTCAGCGTAATGGTTCCAGCAGCTCTCGGCGGCCATTCCGTGTTGTTTCTCCGTCAGCCCGTGTAAAACACTAA